A stretch of the Cheilinus undulatus linkage group 11, ASM1832078v1, whole genome shotgun sequence genome encodes the following:
- the LOC121518137 gene encoding ninjurin-1-like, with product MNHYSNKKSAAESMLDVALLMANTSQLKAVLDQGPDFSFYTPIVALISISLCLQVTVGVLLIFIVRWDLNDEQKHWRLNLMEDLATCLVFIIVVVNIFITAFGVNMPNRKD from the exons ATGAACCACTACAGCAACAAGAAGAGTGCAGCAGAAAGCATGCTCGATGTGGCTCTGCTGATGGCAAACACCTCCCAGCTGAAGGCAGTGCTGGACCAGGGGCCTGACTTCTCCTTTTACACCCCCATTGTTGCCCTAATCAGCATCTCCCTCTGTCTGCAGGTCACAGTTGGGGTCCTGCTCATCTTCATAG TTCGATGGGACCTGAATGATGAGCAAAAACACTGGCGGTTGAACCTTATGGAGGACTTGGCCACATGCCTGGTTTTCATTATAGTGGTCGTGAACATCTTTATTACTGCTTTTGGAGTCAACATGCCGAACCGCAAGGACTAA